From the genome of Vibrio porteresiae DSM 19223, one region includes:
- a CDS encoding GIY-YIG nuclease family protein: protein MAFKASHSKACCKVNKPSEVLYVGSSTTGIKKRLTQHLVDCADQTYALHLYAWFKGKYKVDVLEYDEPNEVIQLIEDNISNKLKPAFGKQGGNNK from the coding sequence ATTGCATTTAAAGCGTCTCATTCTAAGGCGTGTTGTAAAGTAAATAAGCCGTCGGAAGTCCTATATGTTGGATCTTCGACAACAGGCATCAAAAAACGATTAACTCAACATCTCGTCGATTGTGCTGATCAAACATATGCTTTACACCTTTATGCGTGGTTTAAAGGGAAATACAAAGTTGATGTACTCGAATATGATGAACCGAATGAAGTCATCCAGTTAATAGAAGATAATATTTCCAATAAGTTGAAACCAGCATTTGGCAAACAAGGTGGAAACAATAAGTAG
- a CDS encoding PAS domain-containing sensor histidine kinase: MNEAHTQDKGFETVFRHSKDGLAIFKDGIFVDCNQSMLDLVGLATREEFIGLTPFDFSPEYQFDGRSSAEKGMEYITQCYEEGSVRFEWLHKKSNGEPFWCEVIITKMTLAGEVVVHANWRDITEKKDLELKLAEQKEIFETLFNESMDGLSVFDGQKYVDCNKAFLRMFGFSSKDEVIGIHPKDISPEFQADGRSSKEAAKELIFKSLDKGSTRFKWIHCKKDRTNFWTEVIITKVNLKGVDVIYAVIRDISEKKALELELYERNTELDLSNSHLELMIDDLKRTQEQLVESEKMASLGSLVAGVAHEINTPVGVGLMGITQFMEETKAIRSHYHKGELTENSFEDYLNSANELSNIVHKNLERTAQLVRGFKQIAVDQTSEEERSINLREYLEEVVFSLGSMTRKANTQITIDCPDNFNVVTNPGLISQVVTNLIVNSMVHGFSERGFGEITIQVREEERNYFVMTYQDNGKGISKEILPRIFDPFFTTNRANGGTGLGLNVTYNIVKNALGGSIECQSEPNQGVQFTIGFGVKDRA, translated from the coding sequence ATGAACGAAGCGCACACGCAAGACAAAGGGTTCGAAACGGTTTTTCGTCACTCTAAAGATGGCTTGGCGATTTTTAAAGACGGTATCTTTGTCGATTGCAACCAATCGATGCTCGATTTGGTCGGCTTAGCGACTCGTGAGGAGTTTATCGGCCTTACGCCGTTCGATTTCTCTCCTGAATATCAGTTTGATGGTCGTAGCTCAGCCGAAAAAGGCATGGAGTACATTACCCAATGTTACGAAGAGGGCAGTGTGCGCTTTGAATGGTTGCATAAAAAGTCGAATGGCGAGCCCTTTTGGTGTGAAGTGATCATCACCAAAATGACCTTGGCGGGTGAGGTGGTGGTGCATGCCAATTGGCGCGATATCACCGAGAAGAAAGATCTGGAACTTAAGCTTGCTGAGCAAAAAGAGATATTTGAGACGCTGTTTAATGAGTCGATGGATGGTCTGAGCGTGTTTGATGGGCAGAAATACGTCGACTGCAATAAGGCGTTTTTGCGCATGTTTGGTTTTAGTTCCAAAGATGAAGTGATTGGGATTCATCCCAAAGACATTTCTCCGGAGTTTCAAGCTGATGGACGTTCGTCAAAAGAGGCCGCTAAAGAGCTGATTTTTAAATCGTTAGATAAAGGCAGCACGCGATTTAAGTGGATACACTGCAAAAAAGATCGCACCAACTTTTGGACCGAAGTGATCATCACTAAGGTCAACCTCAAAGGCGTTGATGTGATTTACGCGGTGATTCGTGATATCTCAGAGAAAAAGGCGTTGGAGCTGGAGCTTTACGAACGCAATACCGAATTAGATCTTTCAAATAGTCACCTTGAATTGATGATTGACGATCTAAAACGGACGCAAGAGCAGTTGGTGGAATCGGAAAAAATGGCGAGTTTAGGATCGCTTGTGGCAGGGGTAGCACATGAAATCAATACGCCCGTGGGGGTTGGTTTGATGGGGATTACTCAGTTTATGGAAGAGACCAAAGCCATTCGTAGCCATTATCACAAAGGTGAACTGACCGAAAATTCTTTTGAAGATTACCTCAACAGTGCCAATGAACTTTCTAATATCGTCCATAAAAACCTTGAACGTACAGCGCAGTTGGTGCGCGGCTTTAAACAAATTGCCGTTGACCAAACCAGCGAAGAGGAGCGTTCAATCAATTTACGGGAATACTTGGAAGAGGTGGTGTTTAGCCTTGGTTCGATGACCCGAAAAGCCAATACCCAAATCACTATCGATTGCCCCGACAATTTTAACGTAGTGACCAATCCTGGGTTGATTTCGCAAGTGGTAACCAACTTGATTGTTAACTCCATGGTGCACGGCTTTAGCGAACGAGGCTTTGGTGAGATTACGATTCAGGTGCGTGAAGAAGAGCGCAACTATTTTGTCATGACCTACCAAGATAACGGCAAAGGGATCAGCAAAGAGATTTTGCCGAGAATCTTTGACCCATTTTTTACCACCAACCGCGCTAACGGTGGCACGGGATTGGGGCTAAATGTCACGTATAACATTGTGAAAAATGCGCTAGGTGGTTCGATTGAGTGTCAAAGTGAACCTAATCAAGGGGTGCAATTTACGATTGGCTTTGGTGTAAAAGATCGCGCATAG
- a CDS encoding RBBP9/YdeN family alpha/beta hydrolase, with protein sequence MNTTIILVPGYTNSAPNHWQSIIERSYTNTVRVQQKDWLVPERQAWADALNDTIKQVSGNVLLVGHSCGSVAITQWASLYSSENVIGALLVAPADVDSSTAIPEIHVQRPLSMQPLPFPSIVVCSDDDPHLSIPRAKEFAKHLQSDVVTLHKAGHINTDAGFGYWPQGEKLIERLLGYKWTEERIAE encoded by the coding sequence ATGAATACGACGATTATTCTTGTGCCGGGATACACTAATTCCGCCCCAAACCACTGGCAGAGCATTATTGAACGCAGCTACACCAACACAGTACGAGTACAGCAAAAAGATTGGCTAGTACCGGAACGCCAAGCGTGGGCTGATGCGCTAAACGACACCATAAAACAGGTATCAGGCAACGTATTACTGGTGGGACACAGCTGCGGCTCAGTCGCGATTACTCAGTGGGCATCTCTTTATTCATCCGAAAACGTCATTGGTGCATTGCTGGTTGCTCCAGCTGACGTTGACTCATCAACCGCAATCCCAGAAATTCACGTGCAGCGACCATTATCCATGCAGCCACTACCGTTTCCCAGCATAGTGGTCTGCAGCGATGACGACCCACACCTCTCGATTCCAAGAGCTAAAGAGTTCGCTAAACATTTGCAAAGTGACGTGGTGACATTACATAAAGCCGGCCACATTAACACCGATGCTGGCTTTGGTTATTGGCCGCAAGGAGAAAAACTTATCGAACGGCTGCTGGGATATAAATGGACAGAAGAGAGGATTGCGGAGTGA